From a region of the Alosa sapidissima isolate fAloSap1 chromosome 9, fAloSap1.pri, whole genome shotgun sequence genome:
- the LOC121718648 gene encoding phospholipase A2-like → MHALYVYALIMSVALLSVSPGLARTRRTKRGLLELAGIIKCSTGRAAMSYMMYGCYCGLGGQGWPRDKADWCCHKHDCCYGKAEDIGCQSKTEKYSWTCLDHHPDCESMEDKCAQMLCRCDREAAQCLQRAPYIPKYAMWPDFMCGDDQPTCAYY, encoded by the exons ATGCACGCACTTTACGTTTACGCACTGATAATGTCAGTGG CTCTGCTGTCGGTCTCCCCGGGTTTGGCGCGGACGCGACGGACGAAGCGAGGCTTGCTAGAACTCGCTGGCATTATCAAGTGCAGTACGGGGAGAGCGGCGATGAGTTACATGATGTACGGATGCTACTGCGGACTCGGGGGTCAGGGATGGCCCCGAGACAAAGCGGACTG gtgTTGCCACAAGCATGACTGCTGCTATGGCAAGGCGGAGGATATAGGATGTCAGAGCAAGACAGAAAAGTACTCTTGGACCTGCCTGGACCACCACCCCGACTGTG AGTCGATGGAGGATAAGTGCGCGCAAATGTTGTGTCGCTGTGACCGTGAAGCAGCCCAGTGCCTGCAGAGGGCGCCATACATTCCCAAGTACGCGATGTGGCCCGACTTCATGTGCGGGGATGACCAGCCTACGTGTGCTTATTATTGA